Within Ipomoea triloba cultivar NCNSP0323 chromosome 9, ASM357664v1, the genomic segment ATTCAAAGAATTTCTCCTCACGTAATGGTAAAATTGATGCCTTCATTACGCAACAAAAATATGGGATATTTGATCAATTGAAATTAAGGTTAATATCTATTTTCtgatttttaattagtaaataaatataattattttagagagattatatattaattgcatgcAGGGATTTAGTCCATagccatttttttaaaataatgtgacaattttattttttatgcattGATATAGTTTATAAGTGTTATTCATGAATTATGCATCTATCGAATATTTTCTCTAATATATAACTTCAACAAACATATTCCTATAACAAAATCAAATCAGCTAACaaatagtttttaaataaaaccattatttatttatttctctttttttttttttcacgatGTACTTGCTGTCTTGCACCTCTTAGATATAGTCATTTTTTTCAATTACATAAGCTAGTCAGACACGTGCGTCAAAAAGgtgtttctttattatttttatttttattttcttttgtggaTGACGAGGAACTTTCTTCAATCACTACCAAGGGAGTACTGAGAAGTGAGAACTTTGTGATTTTAGCTGgtaaaaaatcacaaagaaataaatcacCTTAGGATGTCCACATAGCTACTGCTATCATTGGAAGGGAaaaatattttgtgttatggGATCCACCATGCAAGTTAAACCTAGgtccaaaatatacaatttacatattgaattgtgtattttagacacGGGTCTACTTTGCGAAATGAATTCAGATTAACTATTGGCATTGGAAGTCAAAGTTAAgattttttaattatcttttttttttttggattaacgaggtaaactCCACTCTTTACTGTGGGAGTATGTGAGAAAAGCCCCAcccaagggcttgaggttcgaactCACGACCTCTCGGCTTCaagtgtaactctcttaccacttgggctGCCCTTACaggcaaattttttaattatcaaattaatatatagcaGCCTGATGGAGTTACTCAAAAAAACGTTTCTACATTTAAATAATTGCATAGAGATTATTTGAACACTTTAAGCTCTAATGCAATGCATTTAAAGAAAGTTGGCCGTTGTTGACTTGTTGCCTATATTAATTGGTACCAATATAATGGCATGGTCAAACGGTCAATGCATGTGAAAACAgaagtattttatatatattggacattgtcctcccttttcttctttattttgttGCAAGTTGGTGTCATTTCACTCACGTGTTCTTTTGCcatgaaaagtatataaaagggTGAGATGGGTGCTGCTTCAAACAAACACCACCACTTACTTTTCCCTCATAGAAACTAACAGATCAGGTTAACACAAAAACttcattcaaaatttatattgaTCCACTCAATCCTAGCCATGAAGGTCTCTCTTCTTCTTGTTGTTTTGATCTGCTTTCCACTTGCAAACGCCAACGGCGGCTCCTCTTCTAGTTCCGTTAACCGGAATAGTTTTCCGGCAGGTTTCTTGCTCGGAGCGTCTTCCGCTGCCTACCAAGTACGTATACACTTTACTGTCAACGTGATTTTTTCCGTCTGTGGGAATATGCTATTCTGATACccctacgccaaaagttatagccaATAGCGAATGTGCAACAGTCAAAAGTTATAGACTTATAGCTAGTAATgaatgtgtaattttattttcttatacaccACACAATTTTGAGACCTGGATGCTGGACTTGCTATTTTGAGTCCCTTACCAGCCTCGGCCCAACAATTCTCAACTACTGGTTGTTAGACTTGGCCTTTAGTGACCTTTGCCTAACAACTACCTCTTCCACCTAgttctgataccacttgttagatcAAACCCATACCATTAGCTAAAAGTTATAGGTAGTAGCTAAGACGCAAATTTATTTTCCTATACTGCCACTCATTTTTGAGACGTTGGTGTTGGATTTAGCTCTTTAAAGTACTTTACAGGCCTCAGCCCAAAAATACTCTAGCCATGGATCGGGTGTTGGATTTGGCTTTTACTAACCTATgccaatatatattttgtactaGTTTATGAATCttgttttaatttgtgttgTTTGATTCAGTACGAAGGAGCAACATCTGGAGATGGCAGAGGGCCAAGTATTTGGGATAATTACATCCACAGCTATCCAggtaattaataaattcaatttttttctttcctaatattttgtttaataaatttgtcgactgcatatatatatatataactgctTATTTCCCCCAACAGAAAAAATATCAGATGGAAGCAACGCAGATATAGCCGACAACTTTTATAAATCGTACAAGGTACGATGATTTAGTAattgattattataatttaatataagccgcatgcatgcattattatagatatatattatacGGTCTCTGATTTGGTATAGCTGTTAATCTCCAGGAAGATGTGAAACTGATGAAGTTCGTAGGACTTGACGCTTTCAGATTATCAATTTCATGGTCGAGAATTTTGCCACGTAAGCCTGAATTTAATTAATGGGTTAATTAAGCTTTAGGTTGTTTAttgtatttatgattatattaattatgctaaaatttttgtaatcatCATCAGGTGGGAAGTTAAGTGGGGGAGTGAACAGAGAAGGGATTGCGTTTTACAACAATCTCATCGATGAGCTTCTGGCAAATGGCATACAGCCTTTTGTGACGATCTACCACTGGGATCTTCCTCAGGCACTGGAGGATGAGTACAGCGGATTCCTTAGCCCTCTTGTTGTGTAAGTTCCAACATCTCTCATCCAGTAGTTATACCGTGgacatggtccacaatgcattgtggaccatgcatcatattgcagttgtgttgaaagaaaactataATTGCGCAGAACGAGGTTGTTttatctggaactgcagttgggTTGAACGATAcagcagttgtgttgaactgatactgcagtgtgttgaacggatgaaacaacctctgttctgcgcaattgcagttccctttcaacacaactgcagtattcgttcatcacaactgcagtattcgtTCATCACAACGGCAGTATCAGCTATAACCGTGGTtcatattgtggaccatggtccacagtataatttgcgtctCTCATATGATCACTAGACCAAAAGCTATAAGTCACTTGCACAGTTTATTTTTGATGAGACAATTGACTCTGATATCATAAGATTAATATTTATCACTGTGTCAAAAGTTATAACagacacaattttatttctttatatcaCCACATATTTTCTCGAGAAGGCTGGATTGATATGTAGAAGCATTTTCTTAACTCAATAAAAAATACACAGTCACATATCCTAACAGATGACTCAATTAAGTACAACAataaaagtcgatgactaaatcaAACTAAATTGTATACTAATTAACTCATTTTCTTTAACTTAATTGGGTACATGCAGAGATGATTTCGTGGATTTTGCGGAGATCTGCTTCAAGGAATTCGGAGATAGAGTGAAGCATTGGATCACCATGAATGAGCCCTACGTGTTCACCAGCGCCGGCTATGACGCCGGCGTCTTCGCCCCGGGGCGGTGTTCTCCCTGGGTTTCCGGCGCCGGCTGCCCCAGTGGGAACTCCGCCACAGAGCCTTACATTGTTGCGCACCATCTGCTCCTTTGCCACGCTGCAACAGTGAAATTGTACAAGCAAAAGTACCAGGAATCTCAGAAGGGAGAGATTGGTATAACCATAGTGTCTCAATGGATGGTACCATATTCGAGTAGCGAACTTGATATTAAAGCAGCCAAACGCGCCCTTGATTTTGTGTATGGCTGGTTCCTTAACCCGTTGGTGTATGGGGAATATCCTTCCACCATGCGTAGTCTCGTCGGAAAACGCCTGCCGGAGTTCACCGCCGATCAAGCGGCGATGTTGAAAGGCTCTTTTGATTTTCTTGGCGTAAATTACTACACGGCCAAGTACGTGGCTCATGCCACCTCCGTTAATAACGTCAACGTCAGTAGCTCAACCGATGCTCAAGTCATCTTCTCAAGTAAGCTACCTaccattctttaaaaaaaaaaaaaaacagaacaaatttcacttttgatcccCTAACTATTATACATAAATCACATCTGGTTCTTCACTATTAACATATTCTAATTAGTTAATTAGatgcatgactatgtaatttatATCACATATGATCATGCCATTCAATTTTTCAATCAACTATTGCCGAATGTGCATAATTGGCCAAGAAATTGGAATCCAGGACCAAATATGATATAAATTACATAATCCTGCCCTTAAttagaaaattataatagttaagAACCAAATGtgatttatatataatagtagGGACCATaagtgaaattttctgaaatatttttgtttcttttaattgaTATGACGGCCAATTAACCTTCGTCTTTCCTTTtgatttttcttcaattttgcagCTGAGAAAGATGGAAAACCTATAGGTGAACCGGTAagttaattactccgtattactttCTCTATAGTAAATGGCTTAATTATTATTCAAGATGCTATGTGtaatgatatatttataatCTATCATAAGTTTTACTAATACAATAATGGATTGTGACAGACTGCATCAAGTGATATGTTCGTCTATCCCGAAGGGCTTCGAAATCTTTTGGTCTATACCATGCAAAACTACAACAATCCCACAATTTATGTTACAGAAAACGGTAAGTCATCTCTTTCAATTGCTATACCATGAATTACGATTTACCTTATATTGCGGACAgtgattcaaaaattatatgtcTACAGTTGACATATTATATGTCTATagtttatgtgtttaattgtaaacacataatatgttaagatggactctgatccatggtataatttgtcaagTTATTTATCACAAGTcattttttgaaataatgtttatgaaaaaaaaaattttatttattttagacgGTTGTGATTTCAGGGATGTCTGATTCCAGTAGTCTCTCAAAGCTGGAAGGGATTGCAGATTACAAAAGAGTAAAGTTCTATCGCAATCATCTCTTATACCTCAAAGAAGCTATTCAGTGAGTTTCCTTTTCTCTTCTCTTAAGTCTTaacatgtatatttttaattatttgtttatttctaATTGGCTATTTGGGtagttgaaattaattaatttttttttattaatttgtttggtAGGGTTGGTGTGAACGTCAAAGGTTTCTTTGCATGGTCATTTCTCGACAACTTTGAATGGACAGATGGATACAACGTTAGGTTTGGAATGTGCTATGTGGACTACGAGGATGGGCTCAAAAGATATCCAAAATATTCAGCGCTTTGGTTCAGAAAACACTTTAACAAGGACTCCACTGCCTCAATGGCAGCCAGCCTTtgaattctattattttatttattcaattatttattttcaatttctttttccatttaATTCTTTTAGGTCTTAGCATAGTTAAATATATTCTTGTCCATACATCGAATCTTCTACTATTTTTAGTTTAGGACTTAGGAGATGATGAGACCACATTCTTTCATAGGCTTGTCACTAAGATTAAGGATATGGTTTAGATCAGAAGAGTTGAATTCTTTTACTGCCACAAATGGATGTATGCAGagaattgaatattttatttattaattggtATGTTACTCATGAGATACAcggaatatattatatacttatataaatattaaaataaataaaaatcaaattaaaatttataatttttaaaaatattaaaagaaatattgaTAATAAAAAACGAATTATATAAGTTATCAGTGTGGCTGAAAACTGTCTTCAATTCCCTACAAGTCATAGTGCTTCCAAGCTTTCAAGGTACTCACAGATTGTACTTCCCGCTCTTGTTCTTTCAACTCATCAAAGATACTCTCGGCCAAGAACCTTACCAAGCCAAGAGTTGCTAGGCAAAACAACATCTTTTGCTGTCACCTCTTGAAGTTTGAACAGTTGAACTTCTCCGGCTTTTCAGCTGAGCCACTTGGTACTGACGTTGGTACTTGCATCGTAGAGATATACACGTGAATGCTACCCCTATATCACCGGTCTATATATGAATCAAGGTTCACCGGTGTTCGGAATGGGCAACTTCGTGCTGCGaccattgttgttgtttttgtccCCATTGTTAAATGGTAGTGCGAGGAATGCCATCTCCAgggaaaaaacaaataaataagatattaaGCTTGTAGGGCCATATGCAAGCTCTTGTTTGTCTTCAAGTCTACTTGGACatttataacttgaaaaagttatttgcaTGTTGTGGATTTTTCAAATCTTCCATCCACTTGATCTGATCTTGCTAGCTTGATTTGCAATATTTAATGACTTTGGTGGCTCTTGTCacacaattttgaattttgcttGCTTATTTAGTCTTCTAGATTCTGACAAATATGGGCCTTGTAATTTGTAGCCACCAATCTTGACTTTCTTACACCTTCTAGAAGTGTGAATATTTGACTTATTCACTCCTTGATTAGATAAGTCAAGTAAATCTTTCAAATAATTCAAACTGTTGATACTTACTTAGCTTAAATAATTCCACCGAAAAAATTGTTGACTTTTTCGCAATTTAAAATCAGATCAGCTCCAAGTAGAAACTATTTGATTTTGCTCTGTTGAAATATTTCTTGCCGAGGTCATCCTGTTTCCCAATTTgaaagtcatcctcatcctgacTTGGAATTGATGTCATCCTCGTCCTCATCCTTTTTGACATCCTCGTCCTCATCCTTTTTCCATTTGTAGAAGTTAGCCTCATCTCCTTCAATTCGACCATAGTCGACCTCTTCTCAATTATGAGATGTCATCCTCTTCAATTGCCATGTCAGCATCGACCTCATTCTCTCTGTTTGTAATGTCATATTCTAAGTAATAATTTGAGAGTCATCCTCatctcaattaattgaaatcaaCCTGATCCTTAAGCAGCCAACCTtttccttaaaattgatttCTGAGAGAACTTATCTCATGTTGACTTCTTGAATTTTGACTTGTACTAGTCAGCCtcattgataaattaattcttcaaaaataattaatttgaggCTTTAACCTGTGACCTTGTCTTCGAGGATTGCCATGGTGCTTGACCATTCTTCCacttatgagttaattccagcaatggtcccccgactatgttgattttctaaaattggtcctcgtcttttaatttggacgaaaaagacacttgactattGAATTTGTTCCAGGATTAGTCTTTCCGTTTGTGGTCAGTTAGTAAGGCATTATGTATGGGGGTAAATAGGTCTTTTCAATAAGTGACTTATTTTTTATAGTATGTGTGGGATCCACAACACAAAAGGCATGCAACAGCAGCATATATGGAAGCATTCGAGCCTCTCCTCCATAATTCATTTCTGTCACCTGAGCATTTGGATATTCATATGCCATCGCATGcaacaaacaaaacaacaaaaaggaGCAACCAACAAACAACACgcattaaaagttaaaacaaagAACCTGTAGTATTTTCTCCAACAAGCAATTGCACATAAGCTTACAACGCTTACGAACTGAAGCAAGTGATACAGGGTTGATACCAGCAGCTTTAGCGGACTGTGGAAGAAAAAATCAAGGGCTAAGTTACATTTAATCACAGTTACAAGAGGTTGATGGGTTGGCATCCTTCTCATCATGTCAACAATTTGCTCAGTTTTCTTAGACACCTCAATTGAAACAGAACTGCCATCTCCATAAAACTGACTATGTGAACCAGAAGATTCATAGAACCAGAAGTCATAAAATGTCTTGCACACGAGATCCTATATGAAGAAAGATTATGGCATGTAAGATTAAACTCAAGGCTCGAATGCTTCAACCCCCTCCTCTATCGACCTCTCCTCCACCGTTTCTACCACCTCCGGCAGTCTTTCCCTCCCAACAGCGCCCTAGCAAACCTCCGCGGCATGACCATATCGGCCACATCTCCCACAGTACGTCGGAAGTTTCTCCGGCTCAATACTCTGCCACAATCGTCTCCATTCTCCTTTCTCACTCACAATCTGAATCCATACACCATCTAACACCGGTTTTGCAACATCAATTTCCAATTGGACCCTAGCCACGATAGATCTCGACCTACGATTCGTCGCCGAATCAAGGTCCATAAATCGGCTGATTGGAGAACATATACGTGAAATTGATTGAGGATTAATCAAATGATAAGGTAGATGAGGGAGTTGAAACCATACCAAAGACATAGGAGAGTCCTTTCGAGCGTTCCAATCTGGAGTCCACCGAGATATCCAACCCTAGCCCCTTCCAACATAGCTCGGCCTTGCAACCAGATTCTGCGGCAATCGGCCTCCAAATCAAACGTCTCTTCCCTTCCTTCTCCTTCCCCCGCCTGCGAAACAACCCAGATGGCAACGACGATGCAGTGGCGAGATCAACCGGCGGCGTGGTCATAGTGGCGAGAAGCTGTTGCAGTTCACAAAAGAGAAATGAAAGTGAAGGCAACACgtgaaaataaagaagaagaagtcaaATAATATGAAAAGACTCATTTACTCCTAAACATAACGCCCCACTAACCGGCCACAAACGGAAGGACTAATGCCGGAACAAATTCaatagtcaagtgtctttttcgtccaaattaaaagacgatgaccaattttgaaaaatcaacattgtcgggggaccattgctggaattaacttcttttcttgtttagtggaagcaaacgatttacaaatataaaataattttatacacTTGTATTTGCCATATCAACTTCTctaatttgactagcctttgaCTTAGGTAAAAAATTAATGTCaattaaactcaaaataaaattgggggtctaaaagtacatttttgattcatcaaaacaattacactttattcctaacatatatatatatatatatatatatatatatatatatatatatatatatatatatatatatatatatatatatatatatatatatNNNNNNNNNNNNNNNNNNNNNNNNNNNNNNNNNNNNNNNNNNNNNNNNNNNNNNNNNNNNNNNNNNNNNNNNNNNNNNNNNNNNNNNNNNNNNNNNNNNNNNNNNNNNNNNNNNNNNNNNNNNNNNNNNNNNNNNNNNNNNNNNNNNNNNNNNNNNNNNNNNNNNN encodes:
- the LOC116028794 gene encoding beta-glucosidase 12-like gives rise to the protein MKVSLLLVVLICFPLANANGGSSSSSVNRNSFPAGFLLGASSAAYQYEGATSGDGRGPSIWDNYIHSYPEKISDGSNADIADNFYKSYKEDVKLMKFVGLDAFRLSISWSRILPRGKLSGGVNREGIAFYNNLIDELLANGIQPFVTIYHWDLPQALEDEYSGFLSPLVVDDFVDFAEICFKEFGDRVKHWITMNEPYVFTSAGYDAGVFAPGRCSPWVSGAGCPSGNSATEPYIVAHHLLLCHAATVKLYKQKYQESQKGEIGITIVSQWMVPYSSSELDIKAAKRALDFVYGWFLNPLVYGEYPSTMRSLVGKRLPEFTADQAAMLKGSFDFLGVNYYTAKYVAHATSVNNVNVSSSTDAQVIFSTEKDGKPIGEPTASSDMFVYPEGLRNLLVYTMQNYNNPTIYVTENGMSDSSSLSKLEGIADYKRVKFYRNHLLYLKEAIQVGVNVKGFFAWSFLDNFEWTDGYNVRFGMCYVDYEDGLKRYPKYSALWFRKHFNKDSTASMAASL
- the LOC116030333 gene encoding sister chromatid cohesion protein SCC2-like; amino-acid sequence: MSLDLVCKTFYDFWFYESSGSHSQFYGDGSSVSIEVSKKTEQIVDMMRRMPTHQPLVTVIKCNLALDFFFHSPLKLLVSTLYHLLQFVSVVSLCAIACWRKYYR